Within the Telopea speciosissima isolate NSW1024214 ecotype Mountain lineage chromosome 4, Tspe_v1, whole genome shotgun sequence genome, the region TCTTTAGACAGGAATAATGTGGGGTCGAAATGAACAAAACCTAATTATTTTTACAAATTATCCTGCACCGCCTTTATACAGCTGTTCATGAAAATcttccccttattttttttttctttaaagtaATTTTTCAATCAAAAAAAGGATatacccaatgcatgaggctcatgccattgcggggtctggggagggtcataatgtatatagtcttacccctgctttgtaGAGAGGTTGTTACCAGAGACTCGAACCTTTGATCACTTGGTCATAATGGAGTAATTTAATTTTCAATACGtacaattttaaaaaataaggttGGTCAATATTTTTTGGAATTAATTTTggtgctctttttttttggtaataaattttGGTGCCCTTGAGTTCTTATTCTCTTTTGTATTCTTTTGTTCCAAGAATTATTAGCTCAAATGTTGTTCTTCTacaatcaatttttttatgggTGGATGCATATATATTTAAACATCATCTCTGCACAAAATTATTTGCCACGTGGTAGGTCAGGTGGGGTTCAAATTTTAGTGACTAGTAACCCTACACTAATACTTTTGAAGGCTCAATTTAACtttaaaacaaaagattttttttttttgtgtgtggtaaTGAAGGTAGTAAAATGTTAGACCAAAGTATTTTAGTGAATCACATACTTCCGTCAAGAATTTTTCCATTGAAGAATGACTCCGAACATGAATCAAATTGTTTGCTAACAACAGGTCTACCTTTCAAATTGGAGTAGTTTATCTATTCTAGCAAGTCTAGAAAGGACTTCTAGTATGCAcaaatatctgccacatggtTAAATTGGATAaaactgaaattttgtggaaaaAAGATCCCAAGGACACTTTTGTTCTCATGTCTAAGTTTCAGATAAAATGGAATTGGTCAAGTGGAAAAATAAAGTTACGAAAATATGATGAGAGAATTaaattttctataaaaaaaaaaaccgactAAAAGTACAAGGGAATACACTAATACATATATGGAAAGATATGCGGAtgaatttgagtttaaaatttgacacgtgGAGCAAGATCATTTTCTAAATATTCATATTTTAGAGATTGCTTCCATAAGGTAAAACTTAGTGCCGGACGAGAAATACTCTCTACTTCTGGAGCACATGTCATGTATTGGTAGGCTTCACGTACAGTTGGTGGTGACATGTGTCCCAGTTGCTATGAAAACAAACCCTTAAGAGTGCATGGAAAGgcatttatggaaacaaaaggaCAAATATAACCACCCAACCACAAATGAAGTGTACCAGGTAGGTgatccaactccaactccagcTACAAGACtagaaaagcttttgccttttCAAATTTAACTTATGTTCCCTGAGTGTTTCAAATTGGGAATTTTTCTTATAGGTAAATATCAAATGGGAAAATCATCTTTATGGTTTTTTCATGTCATATTTcaagatttttaaaataaagaacATTTATAGTAATGAAAttgcatttttttaatatgtatatatttttttaaaaatttgtatTTAATAATGTTTGTTGGTTTCAAAAACTTCAGGAGGAGCAATGGACAAAAGCACTGGTGACATGGCCTGCGACGAATATCACAAATATAAGGTGTCTTGACATTTAGCCTAATGTGAATATGTATAAAGATTTAGGCACCCTCTCCCTAATAGCTAGATTTTACCGTGAGTTCTATTTgtcccaacaagtggtatcaagCCAAAGCATGGCAACTATGATGTGTCTCCGAGGATAGAAAATCCCTCAGGGAAGCCCTCAATCCCATATGTGCTCCGATGTGGAGGAGGAGACTATTGGAGTTTCACTGGAAAACAATGATCCCACATCGATTGTGAGTAGCCCAATGCGAAGGGTTATAATGACTTAGGCAGCATCTCTTCAACGGATAATTTTTTAGGGCGAGTTCTATGAATAGCCCAACATAAACCTAACTTGTAAAGTTGATTCTAACTCAAGTGAGTTTTTACAATACAATGACTGAGTATTTTATATATTAATCTTCTGTGTCTTCTAGGAAGATGTCAAACTCATGGTGGATACAGGATTGGAAGCTTACCGGTTCTCTATCTCATGGTCTAGACTTATTCCAAGTATGATGACTACCAATCTTACATTCTCTCATTATCATCAGAAAAAGGAGTAGAGGAGCCAAAAGGATTCTGTCAAGCACCctgcccgggctgcatgtgcagcgccggACTTGGTGAGGTGTGAAAAGACCGTTTCACCTATGCTCGGTCAAGGAGCTCGGGCAagggtgaggcggtcttttcatgTCTCACTGTGTCCAGCGCTGCACGTGCAACCTGGGCAGGGTGTTGGACAGAAGCCGAGTCCGTAGAGGAGGAGTGGGGAAAGAAGTCAGCCTCTAGTGAATCTTActgttaggttttttttttattttatctaatTGTCAGATGGAAGAGGACCTGTGAATCCAAAGGGACTGCAATACTACAATAATCTCATTAATGAACTCACCAGCCATGGTAAGGagggaaaggagaaaaaaatatatatttatctttATAAAATTTGAATTTCCTAAATAGCAGGAGTTGTAATgtgttttcttttcattttcttgatggAGCAGGAATTCAACCACATGTTACATTGTTCCATTATGATCTTCCTCAAACACTCGAAGATGAGTACAAAGGATGGTTAAGCCTAAAGATTGTGTTAGAATTCTACCTCTCTCCCTTAATCTAATTTGTTTCTCAATTTGTGCTTTGCAATGCAACATGTATTGTTGAGACGTTGAAACTAATATACTTATGGTACTCCCATATCGGTATAAGTTTGGGTCCTTGATGCTTTCATATATTTGTAGAAATTTTCTCCACCCAATGCCTTAAGGTTTTAAGTTTGACCCTCCAACATTTGTTGTTGGTGGAACACATGCTATAGcacaataatataattattTGTATTGATCGTATAtggagggcgggccttggtgcaacggtaaaggttgatctactgtgaccaagtggtcacgtgTTTGAGTCTGAAAATAGCCTCTTTGCAAAAGTAGGGGTAAGAttgctgcgtacattatgaccctccccagatcctgCAATGGTGgccaggagcctcgtgcactataTTACATTGTGATCTCCTACCATACATAAACATTTATTCTAAGCAAGTGATAGTTGTGATTGATGATAATGTAATCTTTATACTAATTGTGGACTGGAAATGCAGGAAGGATTTCACAGCATTTGCAAATGTATGCTTCAGAGAGTTTGGTGATAGAGTTTCCCATTGGACTACATTGAACGAGCCCAATGTGGGCAATATAGGAGGGTATGACTTAGGAATTTTCCCACCTGCCCATTGTTCTTCCCCCTTTGGTTTCAAAAATTGCAAAAGTGGCAACTCTTCGGTTGAACCATACATCGTTACACATAATATCTTGCTTGCTCATGCATCAGTTGCAAGATTGTACAAAAAGAAGTaccaggtctctctctctctctctctctctctctctctctctctctctctctctgtctctctgtctctctctctcagttgaTAGAGAACTAACTAAGAAGTGGTGGTCAACGtcggatctttatctccttcagttccctgcccggcccagttccccagttcctctaacataGGGggttggaatgaccaccctacccttgtccaAACACTCTGCCTAGGTGaggtccaccaccccctattaaAGGAACTGGGAAACTGGGCTGGGCaaagaactggaggagataattttccgtcaACATCTAACATGGGAGATGGATTGTGATGTAGGCCAAGCAACAGGGATTTGTAGGGATCAATATATTCGCCTACTATTTAGTTCCTTCAACAAACACAACAGAAGATATCAGAGCAACTCAGAGGGCCAATGACTTCTATATTGGTTGGCAAGTTTCTATCCCCAACATCCAATTTAGAACATTAGCAGATACTATAGAAATTTAACATTAATTATCGGATCGGGCTCCTCTGCGGCCTGTGGTTGTGCGGACATCGTGCAACTCCTAGATTGCCACCTCAGCATAtatgcccatccaatggttgggcatCGAGTtcctttcaaatttgaattttgagcgGCATTTTTTAGGAACTTGATGCCCAATCATTGGATGGAAATCTATGCTGAGGTGGTGACATGGGAGTTGCGTGCAGCACAATGGCCGCACAACCCCAGGctgtagaggatccaaatccttaaTTATTTGCTAATACTTGTTGACTAGTTGCAGGATTTTGGACCCTTTGGTGTTTGGAGATTACCCTGAAACTGTGAAGAAGAATGCTGGCTCAAGGATCCCTTCTTTCACTCCAAGGCAATCAAGACAGTTGAAAGGCTCATCTGACTTCTTTGCACTGAACTATTACTTCACAATGTATGTGAAGGATGATCCTAGCAGTCTCAACCACGATCAGAGAGACTATATGAGAGACATAGCTATTAAGTTGATAAGTATGTCTTGATTTCATTTCCATCTATGTGTGTTAGTACCAACTTACACTTTCCAGCTTATATTAAGGcggtgtttggtatgcattctaggtcgatttcgcattcttgcaCGATAATATCATATTGAGTATGCGAAATCTacatagaatgcataccaaacgctgcctAAGTTAGTAAAATCGCATCCCTTTAAGAACTTTTCATTTGTCTTACCTTCCATCTTTGCAGATAAAGCAAGAGGACTACCAATTCCGGGTGAGGTAATAATCTTACAATGTATGCAAGTTCTATTGATAACATTTATTTTAGCACAAATACTAGCTATAACTTCACAGATCTATGAGCCTCATAGTCCAATCGCGTCTTgaaaataatttctattttctacttTCTTTATGGTTTACCAATAAAGGGCAGGCCTCGGTGTGACAATAcaattgctccattgtgatctaGTGGTCTTGAATTtaagtcgggaaacagcctctccacaaaGTGGGGATAAGGCCGTtcatatattatgaccctcccttgACCTCACCAACCCTTTTATGGTTTTACCAATGCCCAGGCTCTTATATATGCAACTGTGGATGAATTCATGGGTCAATGAAAGGGAGAATTCCACAATGGCATGATTACCCTATACCCTCCCCCATCAAACCTGGTAAAATAGGAGTGTGAAATACAAATAATTTTTCTCTAACAAATGATTGAACAATTAAGGATTGAGTTTGCCTTCACTTGTGATAAAGGAGAATCTCTTCAACCACATGATCTGACCCTATTATTCGACTGAGGGAGGCTATTTCGGACCTTCGTCAATAGAATATGCAGGAGTTAATGATGACAATCATTGGTCCAAGAAtccaatcaaaatatcaaatcaCCCTGGATGAGGAGAAAAACTAGCTATGCGTGATGACGAAAATAAAAACTTTCACTGCCAAATAAAGTCACTGTGACGTTAGCATTTTCCGTTGTGTTCTTTTTTTGAGAAAGTTATCCTCCACCATGGGAGAAGGAAAACCCATGATTTGAGAGTCGACATTACTCCTTATAGGATGAAAGTTCAAAAATATTCCTACCCTCATTATGATCCTCATGTGATCACCATTAATGCCCACACTGCAAGAATACTTCATTCgccatgggtgaagggaaactacCCCAAGTTTTGTTTAGTGTGCAaattgtcaccaaagtggtgaactaagaagttgtaaccttcttttgattgttcactgtcttattcccaaaaattatttaatgccGGGAtgaaaaagagttttcaaaaagtTCAAAGTCATTTAATATAGTCTTTACTGTAATATTTAGATGAAATGACAAGACTTGCCCTTATTGGGAGAAAAAACT harbors:
- the LOC122657782 gene encoding beta-glucosidase 22-like isoform X2, whose protein sequence is MVGLGLAQTRAREPISRDDFPSHFVFGSGTSAYQVEGAASEDGRSPSFWDTFAHSGGAMDKSTGDMACDEYHKYKEDVKLMVDTGLEAYRFSISWSRLIPNGRGPVNPKGLQYYNNLINELTSHGIQPHVTLFHYDLPQTLEDEYKGWLSLKIVKDFTAFANVCFREFGDRVSHWTTLNEPNVGNIGGYDLGIFPPAHCSSPFGFKNCKSGNSSVEPYIVTHNILLAHASVARLYKKKYQAKQQGFVGINIFAYYLVPSTNTTEDIRATQRANDFYIGWILDPLVFGDYPETVKKNAGSRIPSFTPRQSRQLKGSSDFFALNYYFTMYVKDDPSSLNHDQRDYMRDIAIKLINKARGLPIPGELPVIPFGMQGVLEYIKQAYDNPPIYIHENGTSHNDSLNDMSRVKYLEGNIESLLLAVRNGSNVKGYFTWSFLDVYELFYGYQSSYGLYYVDFNSPDLERYPKLSAHWYSNFLKGRRRRSNI
- the LOC122657782 gene encoding beta-glucosidase 22-like isoform X1; amino-acid sequence: MWKRKLCWTLFVLLIVAMVGLGLAQTRAREPISRDDFPSHFVFGSGTSAYQVEGAASEDGRSPSFWDTFAHSGGAMDKSTGDMACDEYHKYKEDVKLMVDTGLEAYRFSISWSRLIPNGRGPVNPKGLQYYNNLINELTSHGIQPHVTLFHYDLPQTLEDEYKGWLSLKIVKDFTAFANVCFREFGDRVSHWTTLNEPNVGNIGGYDLGIFPPAHCSSPFGFKNCKSGNSSVEPYIVTHNILLAHASVARLYKKKYQAKQQGFVGINIFAYYLVPSTNTTEDIRATQRANDFYIGWLLDPLVFGDYPETVKKNAGSRIPSFTPRQSRQLKGSSDFFALNYYFTMYVKDDPSSLNHDQRDYMRDIAIKLINKARGLPIPGELPVIPFGMQGVLEYIKQAYDNPPIYIHENGLETKHNDSLNDMSRVKYLEGNIESLLLAVRNGSNVKGYFTWSFLDVYELFYGYQSSYGLYYVDFNSPDLERYPKLSAHWYSNFLKGRRRRSNI
- the LOC122657782 gene encoding beta-glucosidase 22-like isoform X3; translated protein: MMDKSNGDIASDEYHKYKEDVKLMVDTGLQAYRFSISWSRLIPNGRGVVNPKGLHYYNSLINELTSHGIQPHVTLFHYDLPQTLEDEYKGWLSLKIVKDFTAFANVCFREFGDRVSHWTTLNEPNVGNIGGYDLGIFPPAHCSSPFGFKNCKSGNSSVEPYIVTHNILLAHASVARLYKKKYQAKQQGFVGINIFAYYLVPSTNTTEDIRATQRANDFYIGWILDPLVFGDYPETVKKNAGSRIPSFTPRQSRQLKGSSDFFALNYYFTMYVKDDPSSLNHDQRDYMRDIAIKLINKARGLPIPGELPVIPFGMQGVLEYIKQAYDNPPIYIHENGLETKHNDSLNDMSRVKYLEGNIESLLLAVRNGSNVKGYFTWSFLDVYELFYGYQSSYGLYYVDFNSPDLERYPKLSAHWYSNFLKGRRRRSNI